In Gemmatimonadota bacterium, a single window of DNA contains:
- a CDS encoding DinB family protein, whose amino-acid sequence MSTSIATALVAEFDHEIATTRKLLARTPAAAASWKPHPKSMSLGQLAGHLAEIPGWGGPMLQLAELDLAPVGGPAYTSPTFESVEALLALFDKNAAEARPVLAAMSDEEFQLPWTMLMGGEKVFTLPRIAVVRTWVMNHLVHHRGQFSVYLRLQDVPLPGIYGPSADDPGTM is encoded by the coding sequence ATGTCCACGTCCATTGCCACCGCCCTCGTCGCCGAGTTCGACCACGAGATCGCTACCACCCGCAAGCTCCTCGCACGCACGCCGGCCGCCGCCGCCAGCTGGAAGCCCCACCCCAAGTCGATGTCGCTCGGCCAACTCGCCGGTCACCTCGCCGAGATCCCGGGATGGGGCGGACCGATGCTGCAGCTGGCGGAACTCGACCTCGCCCCCGTCGGTGGCCCGGCCTACACCTCCCCGACCTTCGAGTCGGTCGAGGCGCTCCTCGCCCTCTTCGACAAGAACGCCGCCGAGGCGCGCCCCGTCCTGGCCGCGATGTCCGACGAGGAGTTCCAGCTCCCGTGGACGATGCTCATGGGCGGCGAGAAGGTCTTCACCCTCCCCCGCATCGCCGTCGTGCGCACCTGGGTCATGAACCACCTCGTGCACCACCGCGGGCAGTTCTCCGTCTACCTCCGCCTGCAGGACGTCCCTCTCCCCGGGATCTATGGCCCCTCGGCCGACGACCCGGGTACGATGTAA
- a CDS encoding carbohydrate binding family 9 domain-containing protein, translating to MPVHVPNTALLRTILLAALAAAPIPALAQQASTGADSTRAPASPRRTRARLRRHAPDGRRELLAVPTGGAIRLDGVLDEPVWQKTDPAADFVQSEPLTGQPATEETDVWVAFDDDNLYIAARLHDSAPDALVVNDIKKDFKEEDQDDFEVLLDTFGDRRNGYVFSTNVEGARHDRQVALEGREVNQSWDAVWDVRTRRAADGWTAEIRIPFRALRFDKSGTTTWGINFSRHIRRKNEVDFWSPVPRAFNLNRISLAGNLAGLQTGKAGRDLRIKPYVAANTIRDLGTTARPNPRYNNAMDVGADLKAALTPGLTLDVTLNPDFGQAEADEQQVNLTQFSQFFPEKRDFFLENSGVFYVGDAARNNRVNPTPTPDEDNLLFFSRRIGLSRSGLQIPIDGGIRLTGKLTESSRLGLLSISERGDEVNPRANSSVFRFRQNLGRSGSDFGVFAMQRLNVSGPDTGTTTRRGDYFNRVYGIDNNIRLFGNLDWNSYVVKTETPGITAGDYAWRTTLNWEGNFFHGKGGVMQLGPGFQNDLGFYRRINMRKYLLDTGLRPRSAWLRAHGIRELHPHVGWDYQEDLQGRIVSKKLHTGQSWFFNNGAVFEIAANPSFNRLDAPFRPNSKMRAPLAPGGYSWNEWSLYAISDQSRAISANVRYLFGGLYNGTQQTVNGSMTFRANYKLRATLGVQRTAATLTEPNLAFVNNLLTARVNYSFTTNMFIDALSQYDETSKQFNANVRFNIIHHPLSDLFIVYNDQRILTPDSPVPGRALIVKFTQMFAF from the coding sequence ATGCCAGTGCACGTCCCGAACACCGCGCTGCTGCGCACGATCCTGCTCGCCGCACTCGCGGCCGCGCCGATCCCCGCCCTCGCACAACAGGCATCGACCGGCGCGGACTCGACGCGAGCGCCGGCATCACCGCGGCGAACCCGCGCCCGCCTCCGCCGCCATGCCCCCGACGGTCGCCGCGAACTCCTCGCCGTCCCTACCGGCGGCGCCATCCGGCTCGACGGCGTCCTCGATGAACCGGTCTGGCAGAAGACCGACCCCGCCGCCGACTTCGTCCAGAGCGAACCCCTCACGGGCCAGCCCGCGACCGAGGAGACCGACGTCTGGGTCGCCTTCGACGACGACAACCTCTACATCGCCGCCCGACTGCACGACTCCGCGCCCGACGCGCTCGTCGTCAACGACATCAAGAAGGACTTCAAGGAAGAGGACCAGGACGACTTCGAGGTCCTCCTCGACACCTTCGGCGACCGGCGCAACGGCTACGTCTTCAGCACCAACGTCGAAGGGGCGCGCCACGACCGGCAGGTCGCGCTCGAGGGACGCGAGGTGAACCAGAGCTGGGACGCCGTGTGGGACGTACGCACGCGCCGCGCCGCCGACGGCTGGACCGCCGAGATCCGCATCCCGTTCCGAGCCCTCCGCTTCGACAAGTCGGGGACCACCACCTGGGGGATCAACTTCTCGCGCCACATCCGGCGCAAGAACGAGGTCGACTTCTGGTCGCCGGTCCCGCGCGCCTTCAACCTCAATCGCATCTCGCTTGCCGGCAACCTCGCCGGACTCCAAACGGGGAAAGCTGGCCGCGACCTGCGCATCAAGCCCTACGTCGCCGCCAACACCATCCGCGACCTCGGCACCACGGCGCGCCCCAATCCGCGCTACAACAACGCGATGGATGTCGGCGCCGACCTCAAGGCCGCACTCACCCCGGGGCTCACGCTCGACGTCACGCTCAATCCCGACTTCGGGCAGGCCGAGGCCGACGAGCAGCAGGTCAACCTCACCCAGTTCTCGCAGTTCTTTCCCGAGAAGCGCGACTTCTTCCTCGAGAACTCCGGCGTCTTCTACGTGGGCGATGCCGCGCGCAACAACCGCGTGAACCCCACCCCCACGCCTGACGAGGACAACCTCCTCTTCTTCTCCCGCCGCATCGGACTCAGTCGCTCCGGCCTGCAGATCCCGATCGACGGCGGGATCCGCCTCACGGGCAAACTCACCGAGTCGTCACGCCTTGGGCTCCTCTCCATCTCCGAACGCGGCGACGAGGTCAATCCGCGCGCCAACTCCAGCGTCTTCCGCTTCCGACAGAACCTCGGCCGGTCGGGGAGCGACTTCGGCGTCTTCGCCATGCAGCGCCTCAATGTCAGCGGACCGGACACCGGCACGACGACGCGGCGCGGCGACTACTTCAATCGCGTCTACGGCATCGACAACAACATCCGCCTCTTCGGGAACCTCGACTGGAACTCCTACGTCGTGAAGACCGAGACGCCGGGGATCACCGCGGGCGATTACGCCTGGCGCACCACGCTCAACTGGGAAGGCAACTTCTTCCACGGGAAGGGGGGCGTCATGCAGCTCGGCCCCGGCTTCCAGAACGACCTGGGCTTCTATCGCCGCATCAACATGCGGAAGTACCTGCTCGACACCGGTCTCCGTCCGCGTTCCGCCTGGCTGCGGGCGCACGGCATCCGCGAGTTGCACCCGCACGTGGGGTGGGATTACCAGGAGGACCTGCAGGGTCGCATCGTGAGCAAGAAGCTGCACACCGGACAGTCCTGGTTCTTCAACAACGGGGCCGTCTTCGAGATCGCGGCCAACCCGTCCTTCAATCGCCTCGACGCGCCGTTCCGCCCCAACAGCAAGATGCGCGCACCGCTCGCCCCCGGTGGCTACTCCTGGAACGAGTGGTCGCTCTACGCCATCTCCGACCAGAGCCGCGCCATCTCGGCCAATGTGCGCTACCTCTTCGGTGGCCTGTACAACGGGACGCAGCAGACGGTCAACGGGTCGATGACCTTCCGCGCCAACTACAAGCTGCGCGCCACGCTCGGCGTGCAGCGCACGGCGGCCACGCTCACCGAGCCCAACCTCGCCTTCGTCAACAACCTCCTCACCGCGCGCGTGAACTACTCGTTCACCACCAACATGTTCATCGACGCGCTGTCGCAGTACGACGAGACGAGCAAGCAGTTCAATGCCAACGTGCGCTTCAACATCATCCACCACCCGCTGAGCGACCTGTTCATCGTGTACAACGACCAGCGCATCCTGACGCCCGACAGCCCCGTGCCGGGGCGCGCGCTGATCGTGAAGTTCACGCAGATGTTCGCCTTCTGA
- a CDS encoding GNAT family N-acetyltransferase has protein sequence MVRPVTRADAATWCVLRTALWPEGGAEEHAMEIERFFWSPGDPIACLVAEAEGGVVGFAELTIRSYAEGCETDRVGYLEGWYVAPAWRRRGIGRALVAAGEQWAREHGCREFASDTPLDNTASQSAHRALGFTEAERIVCYRKSLSSDPARASPPRP, from the coding sequence ATGGTTCGTCCCGTCACCCGCGCCGACGCCGCCACCTGGTGTGTCCTGCGCACCGCCCTCTGGCCCGAGGGAGGGGCGGAGGAGCACGCCATGGAGATCGAACGTTTCTTCTGGTCCCCCGGCGATCCGATCGCCTGCCTGGTGGCCGAGGCGGAAGGCGGGGTGGTCGGCTTCGCCGAACTCACCATCCGCAGCTATGCGGAAGGGTGCGAGACCGATCGCGTCGGCTACCTCGAGGGGTGGTACGTCGCACCCGCGTGGCGGCGGCGCGGGATCGGCCGGGCACTGGTGGCCGCGGGCGAACAGTGGGCCCGCGAGCACGGATGCCGCGAATTCGCCTCCGATACGCCGCTGGACAATACGGCCAGCCAGTCTGCACATCGTGCCCTCGGCTTCACGGAAGCGGAGCGCATCGTCTGCTATCGCAAGTCATTGTCCAGCGACCCGGCCCGCGCGTCGCCTCCCCGCCCCTGA
- a CDS encoding serine hydrolase codes for MKRATRTLILVGCFAGTPAHAQERAAIGPEPAFAPVARALTTFIEREMRDKRIPALSIALVDDQRTVWSAGFGEEDRAIHRPADASTVYRVGSVSKLFTDIGVMQLVERGEVELDAPVSRYVPDFTPKNSSGKAITLRQLMSHYSGLVREPPAGHYFDDRGTTLAATVASLNATSIVYPPETKRKYSNAGIAVVGYVLERRSGEPFAAYLKRSVLQPLGLTSSAFEPEPALVRRLAHGEMWTLHDRSFDAPNFQLGMSPAGSMYSTMPDLARFMSVLFAGGRGPGGAVVKAATLDSMWRPQYAPRGARGGAGLGFQVGALDGRRMVSHGGAIYGFATQLAALPDEKLGVAVSAAKDGMNALTDRIADEALRLMLAARAGRPLPALDTTALPSRALAASLAGTYVRGNVTVDVVARDSTIVLRSTALDHQQGLRRWRGDTLLSDDGMSYGTRVWRRGGALVVDGVSYVRRAPERRLPPAPPAAWRGLVGEYGWDHNVLYILEKGGRLTALIEWFFEYPLTRISDDVYAFPNSGLYAGERLVFTRDARGRASQVEAASVAFPRRSWVGEDGDVFRITPVRPAEELRTAALAATPPVETGEFRPSDLAELVLLDSTIRLDVRYATDRNFLSVPVYTQARAFLQRPAAEALVRAHRRLKALGYGLLIHDGYRPWYVTKMFRDGTPVDKHQFVADPSKGSRHNRGCAVDLTMYDLRTGEPVVTTGGYDEMSDRSYPEYPGGTSRQRALREILRSAMEAEGFSVYEAEWWHFDYKDWRLYRIGNQRFEDFAR; via the coding sequence ATGAAGCGCGCGACGCGGACCCTCATCCTCGTCGGGTGTTTCGCGGGAACTCCCGCACATGCCCAGGAGCGCGCAGCGATCGGTCCCGAGCCGGCGTTCGCCCCCGTGGCGCGCGCCCTCACGACCTTCATCGAACGGGAGATGCGCGACAAGCGGATTCCCGCACTGTCGATCGCGCTGGTCGACGACCAACGGACGGTGTGGAGTGCCGGCTTTGGCGAAGAAGATCGGGCGATCCATCGTCCCGCCGATGCGTCGACGGTCTATCGCGTAGGTTCGGTGTCGAAGCTGTTCACCGACATCGGCGTGATGCAGCTCGTCGAGCGTGGCGAGGTTGAGCTCGATGCACCGGTGTCCCGGTACGTGCCGGACTTCACGCCAAAGAACTCGTCAGGCAAGGCGATCACGCTGCGGCAGTTGATGTCGCACTACTCCGGGCTGGTGCGCGAGCCACCGGCCGGGCACTACTTCGACGACCGCGGGACGACGCTGGCGGCCACGGTGGCCTCGCTGAACGCGACGTCGATCGTCTATCCGCCGGAGACGAAGCGGAAGTACTCCAACGCGGGGATCGCCGTGGTGGGGTATGTGCTCGAGCGTCGCAGCGGCGAGCCCTTCGCTGCGTACCTCAAGCGGAGTGTGCTGCAGCCCCTCGGGTTGACGTCGAGCGCCTTCGAGCCGGAGCCGGCGCTCGTCAGGCGCCTGGCGCATGGGGAGATGTGGACGCTGCACGACCGCAGCTTCGACGCGCCGAACTTCCAGCTCGGGATGTCGCCGGCGGGGAGCATGTACAGCACCATGCCTGACCTGGCGCGGTTCATGAGCGTGCTGTTTGCGGGTGGGCGCGGTCCAGGCGGTGCGGTCGTGAAGGCCGCGACGCTCGACTCGATGTGGCGACCGCAGTACGCGCCGCGCGGTGCGCGCGGCGGGGCGGGGCTCGGCTTCCAGGTCGGGGCGCTCGACGGCCGGCGCATGGTAAGCCACGGCGGCGCGATCTACGGCTTTGCGACACAGCTGGCGGCGCTGCCTGACGAGAAGCTCGGCGTCGCGGTGAGCGCGGCCAAGGATGGGATGAACGCCCTCACCGACCGCATCGCCGACGAAGCGTTGCGCCTGATGCTGGCCGCACGCGCGGGACGTCCGCTCCCGGCGCTCGACACCACGGCACTGCCTTCGCGTGCGCTCGCCGCGTCGCTGGCGGGGACGTACGTACGTGGCAACGTGACCGTCGACGTCGTGGCGCGCGACTCGACCATTGTCCTGCGGTCGACCGCGCTGGATCACCAGCAGGGGTTGCGCCGTTGGCGTGGCGATACGCTCCTGTCGGACGACGGCATGTCGTACGGCACCCGGGTGTGGCGCCGGGGCGGCGCCCTCGTGGTGGACGGCGTGTCATACGTGCGGCGCGCGCCTGAACGTCGCCTCCCGCCGGCGCCACCGGCGGCGTGGCGCGGGTTGGTGGGCGAGTACGGCTGGGATCACAACGTGCTCTACATCCTGGAGAAGGGGGGGCGCCTCACGGCGCTCATCGAGTGGTTCTTCGAGTATCCGCTCACGCGCATCTCGGACGATGTCTACGCGTTCCCCAACTCCGGACTGTATGCGGGGGAACGCCTCGTCTTCACGCGCGACGCCAGGGGGCGCGCCTCGCAGGTGGAGGCGGCGAGCGTCGCCTTTCCGCGTCGCAGCTGGGTCGGCGAGGACGGCGATGTCTTCCGCATCACCCCGGTCAGGCCGGCCGAGGAGCTGCGGACCGCGGCGCTGGCGGCCACTCCGCCGGTGGAGACGGGGGAATTCCGGCCGAGTGACCTGGCCGAGCTGGTGCTGCTGGACTCGACCATCCGCCTCGACGTCCGCTACGCGACCGACCGCAACTTCCTGAGCGTACCGGTCTACACGCAGGCGCGCGCCTTTCTCCAGCGGCCGGCGGCCGAGGCGCTCGTACGGGCGCACCGGCGGCTCAAGGCGTTAGGCTACGGGCTCCTGATCCACGATGGCTATCGCCCGTGGTACGTGACCAAGATGTTCCGGGACGGGACGCCGGTGGACAAGCACCAGTTCGTGGCTGATCCCAGCAAGGGGTCGCGGCACAACCGCGGGTGTGCGGTGGACCTCACGATGTACGACCTGCGCACCGGAGAGCCGGTGGTGACGACCGGCGGCTACGACGAGATGTCGGACCGTTCCTACCCGGAGTATCCGGGCGGCACCTCGCGGCAGCGCGCCTTGCGCGAGATCCTGCGCTCGGCGATGGAGGCCGAGGGGTTCAGCGTGTACGAAGCCGAGTGGTGGCACTTCGACTACAAGGACTGGCGCCTATACCGGATCGGGAACCAGCGGTTCGAGGACTTCGCCCGTTAG
- a CDS encoding PD40 domain-containing protein — protein MRTHCDRPSSGHGPWCITRPGSSRRVTLLVAGLLAVSGSDAAAQGTRLLRQPNASATHVVVSYASDLWIAPRTGGAARRLTSHPGVESNPRFSPDGRWIAFTGEYGGNPDVYVVSTEGGEPRRLTWHPHNDVVQGWTPDGTRILFASERGTAPVPHPRFWTVPAAGGTPEALRIPRANKGAFSADARRVAYQLVAPWDVEWRNYRGGQAQPIRLIDLASSEEEKVPWAGSHDTDPVWLGNQVYFLSDRDFAVNLYRYDPASRQVAQLTRHRDFDAKQLSAGGGVLTYEVGGYVHVFDPATNRDSPLAITVSGDLPWSREQWKNVAANISGATLSPTGTRALFEARGEVWTVPADKGDVRNLSNTPGAGDRQPAWSPDGKSVAWFSDASGEYKLVVAPQTGLGERKEIALGKPSMYFNPRWSPDSKRIAFTDVGLNLWMVDVATGTPTLVDTDQWMVPTRTLDAAWSPDSRWIAYAKRLPSQLHAIFVYDVSAKRSTRITDGLSDALAPAWDRNGKYLYWLASTDLGLNTSWLEMAPYDHPVTRSLYLAVLRKGEPSPFLPQSDDEKASADSAKPAAPPAAGAAPAPPTVAIDFDGLSQRVLAVDVPARNYADLIPGPEGAIFFVESSQASPSPGTLNAEPTTFSLSRHDLATRKAQALVAGVSSYAISADGKKLLYRQGTDWRLVDADKPVPPTAPRLAVTLNMRLDPRAEWRQIFREAWRLQRDFFYVSNIHGADWNEVWRKYSPWVEHVGHRADLTYLLDILGGETSVGHSFVFGGELPEFDRPSIGLLGADLTVQEGRFRVSRILSGENWNPELRAPLSAPGVDVREGDYLLAVNGVDVRPTREAAAWFEGTAGKQVVLTVNQQPTLVGARQVTVVPVASEDALRSRAWVEDNRRMVDRLSNGRLAYVWLPNTGNGGYTYFNRYFFAQQDREGVVIDERWNGGGSAADYVIDVLRRQLFGYFNNPVGDRALFRTPQAAIWGAKVLVINEMAGSGGDLLPFMFREAKLGPLVGTRTWGGLVGTWDTQQLVDGGIITNPRGGFINPRGEWDVENVGVAPDVEVEMTAKEVNAGRDPQLERGVQEALRQLQAQPVRTMVEPPPPIRVKRP, from the coding sequence ATGCGAACGCACTGCGACAGACCATCCTCGGGCCATGGGCCCTGGTGCATCACGCGACCCGGTTCCAGTCGTCGAGTGACCCTGCTCGTCGCCGGACTGCTGGCCGTGTCGGGATCCGATGCGGCCGCACAGGGGACGCGACTCCTGCGACAGCCTAACGCGAGCGCGACCCACGTGGTCGTGTCGTACGCGAGCGATCTCTGGATCGCGCCGCGCACCGGTGGGGCGGCGCGCCGCCTGACGAGTCACCCGGGGGTCGAGTCGAACCCACGCTTCTCGCCGGACGGCCGGTGGATCGCCTTCACCGGGGAGTACGGCGGCAATCCCGACGTGTACGTCGTCTCGACCGAGGGCGGGGAACCGCGCCGGCTGACGTGGCACCCGCACAACGACGTCGTGCAGGGGTGGACGCCGGACGGCACGCGCATCCTGTTCGCGTCGGAGCGTGGGACGGCGCCGGTGCCGCATCCGCGCTTTTGGACCGTGCCGGCTGCCGGCGGGACACCGGAGGCGCTGCGTATCCCGCGCGCCAACAAGGGGGCGTTCTCTGCCGATGCACGACGCGTCGCGTACCAGCTCGTGGCACCGTGGGACGTGGAGTGGCGCAACTATCGAGGGGGACAGGCGCAGCCGATCCGACTGATCGACCTGGCCAGCTCGGAAGAGGAGAAGGTGCCGTGGGCTGGGAGCCACGATACCGACCCGGTCTGGTTAGGCAACCAGGTGTATTTCCTGTCCGATCGCGACTTCGCGGTCAACCTGTATCGCTACGATCCCGCCTCGCGCCAGGTCGCGCAGCTCACGCGCCACCGGGATTTCGACGCCAAGCAACTGAGCGCGGGAGGGGGAGTCCTCACCTATGAAGTCGGTGGGTACGTCCACGTGTTCGACCCCGCCACGAACCGCGACTCGCCCCTCGCCATCACGGTGAGCGGCGACCTGCCGTGGTCGCGCGAGCAGTGGAAGAACGTCGCGGCGAACATCAGCGGTGCCACACTGAGCCCGACCGGAACGCGCGCGCTCTTCGAAGCGCGCGGTGAAGTGTGGACCGTGCCGGCCGACAAGGGTGACGTGCGCAACCTGTCGAACACGCCGGGGGCGGGGGACCGCCAACCGGCGTGGTCGCCGGACGGGAAGTCGGTCGCGTGGTTCTCCGATGCGAGCGGGGAGTACAAACTGGTCGTTGCGCCGCAGACCGGCCTTGGGGAGCGGAAAGAGATCGCCCTCGGCAAGCCGTCGATGTACTTCAACCCGCGGTGGTCGCCGGACTCCAAGCGTATCGCCTTCACCGACGTCGGGCTCAACCTGTGGATGGTGGACGTCGCGACGGGGACACCGACACTGGTGGACACCGACCAGTGGATGGTGCCGACGCGAACGCTGGATGCGGCATGGTCACCGGACAGCCGATGGATCGCCTACGCCAAGCGTCTCCCGTCGCAGCTGCACGCCATCTTTGTCTACGACGTCAGCGCGAAGCGCTCAACACGCATCACCGACGGCCTGTCGGACGCGCTGGCCCCCGCGTGGGACCGCAACGGGAAGTACCTCTACTGGCTGGCCTCGACGGACCTCGGGCTGAACACGAGCTGGCTGGAGATGGCGCCGTACGATCATCCGGTCACCCGTTCGTTGTACCTGGCGGTCCTCAGGAAGGGCGAGCCGTCGCCCTTCCTTCCGCAGAGCGATGACGAGAAGGCGTCGGCCGACTCGGCAAAGCCTGCGGCGCCGCCGGCCGCTGGAGCGGCGCCTGCGCCGCCCACCGTCGCCATCGACTTCGACGGGCTGTCGCAACGTGTCCTCGCCGTCGACGTGCCGGCCCGCAACTACGCCGACCTGATCCCGGGCCCGGAAGGGGCGATCTTCTTCGTCGAATCATCACAGGCGTCGCCATCGCCCGGCACGCTCAACGCCGAGCCGACCACCTTTTCGTTGTCGCGCCACGACCTCGCCACGCGCAAGGCACAGGCGCTGGTCGCCGGGGTGAGCAGCTACGCCATCTCGGCCGATGGGAAGAAACTGCTCTATCGGCAGGGGACCGACTGGCGGCTGGTCGATGCCGACAAGCCCGTGCCACCGACCGCGCCGCGACTGGCGGTAACGCTGAACATGCGACTCGACCCGCGCGCCGAGTGGCGGCAGATCTTCCGAGAGGCGTGGCGGCTGCAGCGCGACTTCTTCTACGTCTCCAACATCCATGGCGCCGACTGGAACGAGGTCTGGCGGAAGTACTCCCCGTGGGTGGAGCACGTCGGCCATCGCGCCGACCTGACCTACCTGCTCGACATCCTTGGTGGCGAGACGTCGGTTGGGCACTCGTTCGTCTTTGGCGGCGAGCTACCGGAGTTCGACCGACCGTCGATTGGTTTGTTAGGCGCCGACCTCACGGTGCAGGAGGGGCGGTTCCGGGTGAGCCGCATCCTCTCGGGGGAGAACTGGAACCCGGAGCTTCGCGCGCCGCTGAGCGCCCCGGGCGTGGACGTGCGCGAGGGGGACTACCTGCTGGCGGTGAACGGCGTCGACGTGCGCCCGACGCGCGAGGCAGCGGCCTGGTTCGAGGGGACCGCGGGGAAGCAGGTCGTGCTGACGGTGAACCAGCAGCCGACGTTGGTCGGGGCGCGGCAGGTCACGGTCGTCCCCGTGGCGAGCGAGGACGCGTTGCGTTCGCGCGCCTGGGTCGAGGACAATCGTCGCATGGTGGATCGGCTGTCGAACGGACGCCTAGCCTACGTCTGGCTCCCCAACACGGGGAATGGCGGCTACACCTACTTCAACCGCTACTTCTTCGCCCAGCAGGATCGCGAGGGTGTCGTGATCGATGAGCGTTGGAACGGCGGCGGATCCGCGGCCGACTACGTCATCGATGTGTTGCGGCGCCAGCTGTTCGGCTACTTCAACAATCCCGTGGGCGACCGAGCGCTCTTCCGCACGCCGCAGGCGGCGATCTGGGGGGCGAAGGTGCTGGTCATCAACGAGATGGCGGGGTCGGGGGGCGACCTCCTGCCGTTCATGTTCCGCGAGGCCAAGCTTGGCCCGCTCGTGGGGACACGCACCTGGGGAGGGCTCGTGGGAACCTGGGACACGCAGCAGCTGGTCGACGGTGGAATCATCACGAATCCACGCGGTGGGTTCATCAACCCGCGCGGCGAGTGGGACGTGGAGAACGTCGGCGTCGCGCCCGACGTCGAGGTGGAGATGACGGCGAAGGAGGTCAATGCCGGACGTGATCCACAGCTCGAGCGTGGCGTGCAGGAGGCGCTCCGACAGCTGCAAGCACAGCCGGTGCGGACGATGGTCGAGCCGCCGCCGCCGATCCGGGTGAAGCGTCCATGA
- a CDS encoding radical SAM protein: protein MQQALSLSELLSPPPRHPVVGAQKDIRYYGTTATGVLNSPESTGMPFWSINPYIGCAFGCAYCYARYAHRFVMERAAAETGDGRRETGVGEGVGADLGPGSEGTILLHGAAALPSLAPSSSTAARPSLAAPGEELEELPPWLAFERRIFVKRNAAQVLRRTLQGSRKSLGAVRHAEPIVIGTATDPYQPAERHFRITRQLLEVLAELKRLRLVIITKSPLITRDIDLLARIAQRSRLTVHLSLITLDRDLARRIEPRAPTPEARLRALRRLHEAGIDVGINIMPVLPGITDRPDALEALVRQVAADGASHINACALRLRVTSRRRYLPWLDEEFPDLAPRYRKAYGNRFQITDRYREGLRQFLKRACRQAGIRYGSPEERAFEGPAEPRAGAPQPHGATPQPDAALLPDPALGAPRWDAGRYTPSGPARAGSAWDGATLPASRTRLLPVMEASPAYGSSPAAAALDEGVALACAPTPVGALPPVTQIDLGL, encoded by the coding sequence ATGCAACAGGCACTCTCCCTCTCCGAACTGCTCTCTCCGCCCCCCCGGCACCCGGTGGTGGGCGCGCAGAAGGACATCCGCTACTACGGCACCACCGCGACCGGAGTGCTCAACAGCCCCGAGAGCACGGGGATGCCCTTCTGGTCGATCAACCCCTACATCGGCTGTGCCTTTGGCTGCGCGTACTGCTATGCGCGCTACGCCCATCGCTTCGTCATGGAGCGGGCGGCCGCCGAGACGGGAGACGGGAGGCGGGAGACGGGCGTGGGTGAGGGGGTCGGCGCCGACCTGGGGCCCGGGAGCGAAGGGACCATCCTGCTCCACGGCGCCGCGGCGCTCCCCTCCCTCGCCCCATCGTCGTCCACCGCCGCACGCCCGTCGCTCGCCGCCCCGGGCGAAGAGCTCGAGGAACTCCCGCCGTGGCTCGCCTTCGAGCGGCGGATCTTCGTCAAGCGCAACGCCGCCCAGGTGCTGCGCCGCACGCTACAGGGGAGCCGCAAGTCGTTAGGCGCGGTGCGGCACGCGGAACCCATCGTCATCGGGACCGCCACCGACCCGTACCAGCCGGCCGAGCGCCACTTCCGCATCACGCGCCAGCTCCTCGAGGTCCTGGCCGAGTTGAAGCGGCTGCGCCTGGTGATCATCACCAAGAGCCCGCTCATCACCCGTGACATCGACCTCCTGGCGCGCATCGCCCAGCGCTCGCGCCTCACCGTCCACCTCTCGCTCATCACCCTCGACCGCGACCTCGCCCGTCGCATCGAGCCGCGCGCCCCAACGCCCGAGGCCCGCCTGCGCGCCCTGCGGCGCCTGCACGAAGCCGGAATCGACGTGGGGATCAACATCATGCCCGTCCTCCCCGGGATCACCGACCGCCCCGACGCCCTCGAGGCACTCGTCAGGCAGGTCGCCGCCGACGGCGCCTCGCACATCAACGCCTGCGCGTTGCGGCTGCGCGTCACCTCGCGCCGTCGCTACCTCCCGTGGCTCGACGAGGAGTTCCCCGACCTCGCCCCGCGCTATCGCAAGGCGTACGGGAACCGCTTCCAGATCACCGACCGCTATCGCGAGGGGCTGCGCCAGTTCCTCAAGCGTGCCTGCCGCCAGGCCGGGATCCGCTACGGTTCGCCGGAGGAGCGGGCCTTCGAAGGGCCGGCGGAGCCGCGCGCCGGCGCACCACAACCGCACGGCGCGACGCCCCAGCCAGACGCGGCGCTCCTGCCGGATCCCGCACTCGGCGCCCCGCGATGGGACGCCGGACGCTACACCCCGTCGGGACCGGCGCGCGCGGGCTCGGCGTGGGACGGCGCCACCCTCCCCGCCAGCCGCACGCGCCTCCTCCCGGTGATGGAAGCATCCCCGGCCTACGGGAGCTCCCCGGCAGCCGCCGCGCTGGATGAAGGCGTGGCCCTCGCCTGCGCGCCGACCCCGGTCGGCGCCCTCCCGCCCGTCACCCAGATCGACCTGGGACTCTGA